One Cydia fagiglandana chromosome 5, ilCydFagi1.1, whole genome shotgun sequence genomic window, taaattgagaactagagggtcatgccctagacgtgaccgcccagaagttatactagaatcgttcgtgcaaaccattaagtcactgtttattaaaaaccttatgactgggtacattacattccacggtgggtacatttgttaaacgtatagtatcaaactatgacgaataatgttaagtgaattaagtgataacaatatttggtccgtgcatagaagcacgtgcctttgagattagtgcatgggtagtttaaaataaacttaatctgtgcataggagcacttacgatcaaggtggttcgaatcctcaaggttcacaaggcagacataagggtgtaaaataaatcattcataaacgccccgttaggtcagttttgtacatttttatttccaacatgcttgtgcagcacatgacaattttcctataccatgccagtcagggatataataattaaataggtacctaaccttggttatgtcgtgtacctacataggtaggtactcgtaaaaatgttaactgaaagactagtgctctcgaggcaaatataatttatattaatttctagtctgtcatagcaggcatagacttcaaaggtttttagatattcatagggccgctaaacggaaccctttgtacaccttgagcaggctgtttgtgctcttgtaattttattttcacaccatcagtgatattaaacatagcttatttcagaattgaaccgtaagctatgttgtgtcgtgagcttaagtgagcctgatttaattagagtccacagattatctggaccttggaggattgaccacaccttattctaaatatcaatattctgtctgggcttatggtcgaatttaggtgactaaatctcttagtattatctatgccaccaacgttatgaggcttagcgtctctagaccacaattttatattagggtgcaaagattttttcatctttaaaataaaaatgagtcgagataggcctggaatcttaggttatttcatatctattatattataattttagaaatgttaattattccaattttgagtttagccaatagggtgtccgggacccttaaaatagattggtaaacaaaaatgaaacctcgaataacgtaacctatttcgactgatttttacccagaacattattttgttagaacccttttcacttgtcctttgtccaaaaggaggtatttacatattcatctttgttatatttttatgattgtggcctactcgctcgcctgtgttatgaccatatcatttaatttctgacatgccttgcgcaggcttatataggttgtaatatcatcatcagtaACTTGACATCaatttgtgaatgaatcaaagattctttggcacaccttacgcaggtggaaacatggcagccttgcgcaggcttaaataggtacacaacatattggtatcatcacaaataacttgacgttagtttgtgactgaataaaagattctcttaggcacaccttacgcaggtggaaccataacagacatagcttaagaatatcattcaaatgaagtttatgtttatgggtaatattcccttagttgcgagttcttcgctcgacaaggggaaaggatttactttaataggcacttttagaaagtgtcattcacggtgacgagatttgccatgactaaactttaactctacagttagcgaatataatttgaaattatgaagcaaaccatgcgtcttcgtcaatgaatcaatctaaacattcccatattgttaatgccctttcaagtcacaggcttccgattttatttaaaacgtttacaagtgtaggtactatttatgtaggtaggtaggtaggcttaaagaaccgtcttgtatgtacctatagttacatatagaatgaataatcaagttattcaaatccaaaataatacaagcacatatagcaactacatgcaagagttcttttaagctgttagtacctgttatttatttaaagagatacctatctacctacattttaaccatttttttttttttttttttcaaaatctaagatctagttggagagatgTAAATTGATAAGGAGTGAgatacttaaggatttccatgtcattcttgcgcagagccatgctaatatatctctttatctagtcagacttaagtttacgtactgccgaagtactcactttccacaaaaataaatgcaattcttgcgatgtaggtttgttcgttaccttgtgtccctcagagcggaaatagaagccccgcgaagcggggcttcgtcgactcctaagcgggtacacgttatttatcagcaagtttattaccaaaaatgcaatattatatttaacccggaacgggataaaccgacaagttgctgatagatacttggacagataaaccctacacgtctataagcttctaccttaatacgtaggttctacgtaacacgtattaactatccgatcctttcgtattcgaaaacacaaatcacttgaaaactgaagggtatgcctccacacatcaccatttaagtgttatacctaatttcaacagttattatagacacacaaagatttaaagtaattaagtaataagactctgaagagacttaatgtaggtataatattaattaaattctaatggtgacaagtgcacgctttaccagctcgatgtgttttctaccattatgtgttttagtattttcattagcatagccacggtgcgcgcaggcagcctttgaaaacttacacattactattccggatcgtttttatttgctagatagtttaacggacactaaatttaattatttatttcgaacggcaaaagccgttagaaactgtttttcaatatagtcagctaaactggggtacaattcaaaaactcaccagcagtttagcttcacgaccttccagatggaaaaacagcaagccaatgagttggaaatttgtttttgcgacaaccgccaaaaagcaaactgctgtgtggtgggagtgtgggagagagagggacgtatatgctagaaaaggacaatacgaccgacaacagggttgccattctcaatattattattaggttccgaatagcggtacagttgtttaattttatattatatctTGAAATTATccgttaattatttatttacaattgtTCTagtcatataaaaataataataaagtatcTATAAAAAGGTCTTATGTTATGAGAATAATTGAGTGACCACATAAAATGGAAAAGCTTAATACCATCGAAGAGCTTCTGATTCTAGTTGATGAAAAAATCAAATATGGCAAAGAACTTGTGTTATTGTTGCAACCTATACAAAATGTTGATGGGGTAATGAAGTTACAAAGAAAGATTCGTCAAGAGATGGTGTTTCTCaaaaaggtacctaaatattagcCATAATTTTGTATTTGTGGGTAAGAATTGatgtaaccttttttgtttttagcTACAAAAAACTAGGAAAGTGAAACTTGAGCAGCTATCCTGCTCGAATTTACGACATTTGGGTGCAATGGTGGACTGTGCCTTAAGACCTGGTGTGGTGGCAGtgtgtaaaatatttcatattGATGATGAAAGTAAACTAGTTATTGACGTAATCAGTGATCAAGGAAAAACGTGGACCAAAGGTAATAAATATCTGTTATTCTAGAACTTTGAATTGAGCTAGACAACCTgtttataatacaaactataTAAAAcaagtattctaattttatttcatttattggtCACTTTATTTCAGTAATAGCAAGAAATCCCAAATCCCTTTCCGCTCTGAGTTCCGGAAATGCGTCATACGGGGCTCGGTCTATACTAGACCAAGCAGAGGACTATTTGGAGTGTGCCAAGTTGTACCCTTGCATGTACCAGCCTCCGAAGGTATGagttctatctatctatctggCTTAATGCCCTTTTATTCTGAGTTAGAGTATGTCTCTAAGCTCAGTGTGCCGCTTGGCAATGGCCTCCTCTAGCTCTTTCCGTTGGGGTCTGTCGGAGGCCACTTTTCTCCAGTTCGGGCCCGCTGTGAGTTTGAGTTCATCCTCCCAACTTGATTGAGGTCTCCTCTGGCTCCATGTGCAACCTCTTGGGTAACTCTTGGGTAATCAAGAGGAGAGTGTAAAATGGTTATATTCACATCATCACATCACATTTatacttagagttagaccaagaaaagtctgcagcgattttgatagcccatgcagtgcaaatttaagttattttaaacatcaaacttctatgaaattattatatgtataaataaaacttgcactgcatgggctatcaaaattgctgcagacttttcttggtctaactctaatgagTGTTTATACGGAAATTGCTTgttttgcaaaaaaaatgtttagatatttcatacatacagttttatttttatggacAACCTGTATGGaaattgtaattataattaaacatgTCTTTCAGGTGATATTCGAATTCGTCAGTGGCATTGAAGAGAGTttagcaaaaaaattaaaagctaTAGGTGTGATAGTCAAAGGGGATATCTTACCAGATTCCAGTCATGCTGAAGAGTATGACGACTCCTGCCCGTCTCAGTCTAGTGATGAAGAAGATGACATGCTTGAAGACAGGTAATTCTCTACTTATTTTATAATAGCTAAAGAGtcagtagagtcagaccaagctaagaTGACCAACTTGGTAAGGGCGCTTACTGGCCATTGCGGCCTAAATAAGCACATGCACACTATGGGGAAACGTAACATGGGACGGTGCAGACTCTgtatggaggcagaggagactcCCTTGCACATcctcacagagtgcccttgcTTAATGCGCACTCGTGACTTAATTCTGGGTAGACACATATTGAGCTTGTTATTTCTCAtaatgattttgaactttatttcaaaaagTTAGGGTTCAATATTACGTATTAGCTGACACCCTTAGGTatacccgttaaagtttaaaatctttTCTAACAGACTAGCAaatgggacaaaaaaaattaaaagtatcAATATCAACAATCCACCcattatttcaacgtttttcagTAAACCAAAAACACTGCAAGAAATGTCCCAATGCATCGAGGAGCACCCTGAGATCACCATTCTTAACCTGGACGTCACTGCCATGATGGCTTATGTCAGCAACATGACCAATGGCCACTGCCACTACCGGTTTAAACAGGTACTGTCTTCATCTCTTATCTTCGTAAAGTTCAGTAAACCAAAAAACACTAAGAAATATCTGAATGCATCGAGGAAAACCTCGAAATCACTCTGAACCTTGTCACTGCCATGATGGCTTATGTCAGCAACATGACCAATGGCCACTGCCACTATctgtttaatggctcctctacacgatgggccaacgccggccactccaaggaacgcagccatgcggtagaatgagagagcaatatcacttgctccctctaacgcataaatgcgttccttggagtggccggcgttgacccatcgtgtagaggagccgtaaACGTTTTTCCTACCCTAGGGAGCTTCACATTAAGCCcgctcgtgcgcgaatcgcggcgcgaaacCGCGAACGCGACTGTGGAGGGGctttaaaaatggttttttaaTGGAGTCGATTTGCAATATATTGTTTTTCATAACATTTCCAATATTCCTTAACAGGGTCTTTGTTTTTCGCTACAAAGCGGAAAACACGCGTTATCGGCTACATCCGTAGTGCGTTACTCGCGCTGGAAATGAATGCGTGGTATACAATTCTGAcgcttttattataatttatcagGAGGTGCTGACTCAACAGTGCGCTTGGGAAGCGGAGAGGCCTGTTAAACCTATCCTGGAGAAAATATTTGAGGGTAAGTCTTTTGGTGGAATTCATATTTTTATcggaaatacatttattttatggtGTAAATGTAAACTATGCTccattattatttagttatgtTTAGGTACATAAAATGAAAGGGGATATGAACATCATTACAGATACTAGTACTGCGTACGCAATTCTCAATTTGCACAAATCACGTTGTTTAAATTTTAGAATCTGCTAGGAGTAATCGTTAGACGAGCGCGCCCGATCAATTGAGCGACATATAcctgatatacctacctacatgctTCTATATTATCTTATGAATGCCCTAATGACCTTAATCAGGGAAGAGACTGGTCTGCTGCAGAACCGCCTGGGACGACTTCGCGAAGATAGTGGAGACGCTCGGCGGCGAGATGGAGAGGCGACGCACCGCCGACCTCAAGGAGAGGGTCACGGTCTACCCTGACAACTACGCAGGTTAATACAATTATCTTAAGAATACCTTTATGACCTTAATCAGGGAAGAGACTGGTCTGCTGCAGAACCGCCTGGGACGACTTCGCGAAGATAGTGGAGACGCTCGGCGGCGAGATGGAGAGGCGACGCACCGCCGACCTCAAGGAGAGGGTCACGGTCTACCCTGACGACTACGCAGGTTAATACAATTATCTTATGAATGCCCTAATGACCTTAATCAGGGAAGAGACTGGTCTGCTGCAGAACCGCCTGGGACGACTTCGCGAAGATAGTGGAGACGCTCGGCGGCGAGATGGAGAGGCGACGCACCGCCGACCTCAAGGAGAGGGTCACGGTCTACCCTGACGCCTACGCAGGTTAATTACAAC contains:
- the LOC134664323 gene encoding UPF0415 protein C7orf25 homolog, with protein sequence MEKLNTIEELLILVDEKIKYGKELVLLLQPIQNVDGVMKLQRKIRQEMVFLKKLQKTRKVKLEQLSCSNLRHLGAMVDCALRPGVVAVCKIFHIDDESKLVIDVISDQGKTWTKVIARNPKSLSALSSGNASYGARSILDQAEDYLECAKLYPCMYQPPKVIFEFVSGIEESLAKKLKAIGVIVKGDILPDSSHAEEYDDSCPSQSSDEEDDMLEDSKPKTLQEMSQCIEEHPEITILNLDVTAMMAYVSNMTNGHCHYRFKQEVLTQQCAWEAERPVKPILEKIFEGKRLVCCRTAWDDFAKIVETLGGEMERRRTADLKERVTVYPDDYAGEDDLPRQKLKVRGHIRLRSRIIFNFGHRIKAITVSANEGFVRAAHQQGVTYAAFIHESRALTEGKEPTATKLPS